In a single window of the Acidobacteriota bacterium genome:
- a CDS encoding cyclic 2,3-diphosphoglycerate synthase, whose product MAAATPVVIMGAAGRDFHNFNCLFRGDSRYRVVAFTAAQIPDIEDRVYPASLAGELYPEGIPIHPEDELEELIRRHGVEQVWFSYSDVSYPYVMERASRVIAAGAHFGVCSIPRTMLEASCPVIAVTAVRTGAGKSQTTRHLAQVLRDRGIRAVAVRHPMPYGDLAQQACQRFASYEDLDRHRTTIEEREEYEPYLDHGLVVYAGVDYHQILEQAQKEAQVILWDGGNNDASFYRPDLQITVLDPHRAGDETSYYPGESNLLMADVLVINKVDTAPEEGLQAVLESCRRLNPDAEVLQCRSKITVAEPEKIRGKRVVVVEDGPTLTHGGMSRGAGWYAARQAGAAEIVDPRPYAVGSIAETYEKYPNATGILPAMGYSEAQIADLLATLEAVPADVIVEGTPIELRRLIEPSKPIADVRYDLEEVEPGRLEARVEEVLAGLGGS is encoded by the coding sequence ATGGCAGCCGCCACACCGGTCGTGATCATGGGCGCCGCAGGGCGCGACTTTCACAATTTCAATTGTCTCTTCCGGGGCGACTCCCGCTACCGGGTGGTGGCGTTCACCGCGGCGCAGATCCCCGACATCGAGGACCGTGTCTATCCCGCGAGCCTCGCCGGCGAGCTCTATCCCGAGGGCATCCCCATCCATCCGGAGGACGAGCTGGAGGAGCTGATCCGCCGCCACGGTGTGGAACAGGTCTGGTTCTCCTACTCCGACGTCTCCTACCCCTACGTCATGGAGCGGGCCAGCCGGGTCATCGCCGCGGGGGCCCACTTCGGCGTTTGCTCCATCCCCCGCACCATGCTCGAAGCGAGCTGCCCGGTGATCGCGGTCACCGCCGTGCGCACCGGCGCCGGCAAAAGCCAGACTACCCGCCACCTGGCCCAGGTGCTGCGGGACCGGGGGATCCGGGCGGTGGCGGTGCGCCACCCCATGCCCTACGGCGACCTGGCCCAGCAGGCCTGCCAGCGTTTCGCCAGCTACGAAGACCTGGATCGCCACCGCACCACCATCGAGGAACGGGAGGAGTACGAGCCCTACCTGGACCATGGGCTGGTGGTCTACGCCGGGGTCGATTACCACCAGATTCTGGAACAGGCGCAGAAAGAGGCGCAGGTGATCCTGTGGGACGGCGGCAACAACGACGCCTCGTTCTATCGTCCGGACCTGCAGATCACCGTCCTCGATCCTCACCGCGCCGGCGACGAGACCAGCTACTACCCCGGCGAGAGCAATCTGCTGATGGCGGACGTGCTGGTGATCAACAAGGTGGATACGGCCCCGGAGGAAGGCCTTCAAGCGGTGCTGGAAAGCTGCCGGCGCCTCAACCCCGACGCCGAGGTGCTGCAATGCCGTTCCAAGATCACCGTCGCCGAGCCGGAGAAGATCCGCGGCAAGCGAGTGGTGGTGGTGGAGGACGGCCCCACCCTCACCCACGGCGGCATGAGCCGGGGCGCCGGCTGGTACGCCGCCCGCCAGGCCGGCGCCGCCGAGATCGTCGATCCCCGCCCCTACGCGGTGGGCTCCATCGCCGAAACCTACGAGAAATACCCCAACGCCACCGGCATCCTCCCCGCCATGGGCTACAGCGAGGCCCAGATCGCCGACTTGCTGGCGACCCTGGAAGCGGTGCCCGCCGACGTCATCGTCGAGGGCACCCCCATCGAGCTACGGCGGCTCATCGAGCCCTCCAAGCCCATCGCCGACGTGCGCTACGACCTGGAAGAGGTGGAGCCCGGGCGGCTGGAGGCGCGGGTGGAGGAAGTACTGGCCGGGTTAGGAGGATCCTGA
- a CDS encoding SDR family NAD(P)-dependent oxidoreductase — protein sequence MSKREFHHALVIGASSGIGEALCRRLAVADCKVVMVARRRDELERISGEINELCGEERAFPVPHDVRHWQEVPRIFEEVPRTLGGLDLVIYAAGVMHPVEFEEYDTAKDVHTIQVNLLGAMGWLNAAASRFRRLGSGTIVGIGSIAGDRGRSGNPAYNTSKGALAIFLEALRNRVARRGVKVVTIKPGYVETPMTADMKGMFWEVSADRAAEIILTKARRGVHTAYVPGRWRLVSWVIRSIPSFIFRRLKV from the coding sequence GTGAGCAAACGCGAGTTTCATCACGCTCTGGTCATCGGTGCCTCGTCGGGTATCGGCGAGGCCCTGTGCCGCCGGCTGGCGGTGGCGGATTGCAAGGTGGTGATGGTGGCCCGCCGCCGAGACGAGCTGGAGCGCATCTCCGGCGAGATCAACGAGCTGTGCGGCGAGGAGCGCGCCTTTCCGGTGCCCCACGACGTCCGCCATTGGCAGGAGGTGCCGCGGATCTTCGAGGAAGTGCCCCGGACCCTCGGGGGCCTCGACCTGGTGATCTACGCCGCCGGCGTGATGCATCCGGTGGAGTTCGAGGAGTACGACACCGCCAAGGACGTTCACACCATCCAGGTCAACCTGCTGGGGGCCATGGGTTGGCTCAACGCCGCAGCCTCACGCTTTCGCCGGCTGGGCAGCGGCACGATTGTGGGCATTGGCTCCATCGCCGGCGACCGCGGCCGCTCCGGCAATCCCGCCTACAACACCTCCAAGGGCGCCCTGGCCATCTTCCTCGAAGCCTTGCGCAACCGCGTCGCCCGCCGCGGCGTCAAGGTGGTGACCATCAAACCCGGCTACGTAGAGACTCCCATGACCGCCGACATGAAGGGCATGTTCTGGGAGGTGAGCGCGGATCGGGCGGCGGAGATCATCCTCACCAAGGCCCGTCGCGGCGTTCACACCGCCTACGTGCCCGGCCGCTGGCGGTTGGTGAGCTGGGTCATCCGCTCCATCCCCTCCTTCATCTTCCGCCGTCTCAAGGTCTAG
- a CDS encoding SRPBCC family protein translates to MKLRFEVRIAAPPQRVWPWVADPLRMARWNPKLVAIDRAASGELQAGEEYELIYRMSGRDTELRARVELAKPPVELAIRLWDEAGPHERPTVESYRLEARGDGTRLRQEIDLSRTGIPWPARLLMALLSRWGRPRDEPYLERLRRLVEEPQDPPNPASTSSTRASSRPGSTSSRS, encoded by the coding sequence ATGAAGCTGCGTTTTGAAGTGCGCATCGCGGCGCCGCCGCAACGGGTCTGGCCCTGGGTGGCGGATCCTCTGCGCATGGCGCGGTGGAATCCCAAGCTGGTGGCCATCGATCGCGCGGCATCGGGAGAGCTGCAAGCGGGGGAAGAGTACGAGCTCATCTACCGCATGTCCGGTCGGGACACCGAGCTGCGGGCACGGGTAGAGCTGGCCAAGCCCCCCGTGGAGCTGGCCATCCGGCTATGGGACGAGGCCGGTCCCCATGAGCGCCCCACCGTCGAATCCTATCGGTTGGAGGCTCGCGGCGACGGCACCCGGCTGCGGCAGGAGATCGACCTCTCGCGCACCGGCATTCCGTGGCCGGCTCGGCTTTTGATGGCCTTGCTCAGCCGCTGGGGCCGGCCCCGGGACGAACCCTATCTGGAGCGTCTGCGGCGGTTGGTGGAGGAACCTCAGGATCCTCCTAACCCGGCCAGTACTTCCTCCACCCGCGCCTCCAGCCGCCCGGGCTCCACCTCTTCCAGGTCGTAG
- a CDS encoding FAD-binding oxidoreductase, whose translation MAEDTPKEPLADETSVRNVAESSEEGVEDPLSQTLPAGVDLLSQTLPAGEALLARTPAELEDPLSETLPADDEALSRTLPAALDPEAAASEEAEWDTMFSWPDLDAESQEPEDPRLRAFGMDRLDWVPGWGMATQAPGYVFQPSTLDQVRELLLLAGERGAPVTLRGAGRSYGDAAFCPEAMILDLQRFRRILSWDPEEGILEAEPGVSLRDVWRYALGDGWWPSVVSGTMHPTLGGCLAMNIHGKNNWRAGTIGDHCLDLDVMLPSGKLRTVSPEMDEELFHGVIGSFGQLGVVTRVRWQLKKVESGLVEVEALAARNLEEMLRLADDAKDDHEYVVGWIDAFARGKSLGRGQLHLARHLTAEEDALPAQTLRVEAQDLPETFFGLVPRSIMWRLMKPWTNRPGMAWVNRAKAYHARTRENGAVYRQSLAAFSFLLDYVPGWKRAYLPGGLIQHQSFVPVDRAHEVFQRQLEICRRRRMPSFLAVLKRHRPDPFLLGHGVDGFSLALDFPVTRRNRAKLWDLVREISEPVVEAGGRFYPAKDAALPAELYRATFHDGQLKRFAELKERCDPQGVLTSALARRLLG comes from the coding sequence GTGGCCGAAGACACTCCCAAGGAGCCCCTCGCCGACGAGACCTCCGTGAGGAACGTCGCGGAGTCCTCGGAGGAGGGAGTGGAGGATCCCCTCTCCCAGACCCTGCCCGCCGGCGTCGACCTCTTGTCCCAGACCCTCCCCGCCGGGGAAGCTCTGCTCGCCCGGACTCCGGCGGAGCTGGAGGATCCCCTCTCCGAAACCCTGCCCGCCGATGACGAGGCTTTGTCCCGCACGCTGCCCGCTGCCCTGGATCCGGAGGCCGCGGCCTCGGAGGAGGCGGAGTGGGACACCATGTTCTCCTGGCCGGATCTCGACGCCGAGAGTCAAGAACCGGAGGATCCGCGCCTGCGCGCCTTCGGCATGGATCGTCTCGATTGGGTGCCGGGGTGGGGCATGGCGACGCAGGCTCCGGGCTACGTCTTCCAGCCGTCGACCCTGGATCAGGTGCGCGAGCTGCTGCTGTTGGCCGGCGAGCGCGGGGCGCCGGTGACCCTGCGCGGCGCCGGGCGCAGCTACGGTGACGCCGCCTTCTGCCCGGAGGCGATGATCCTCGACCTGCAGCGTTTCCGGCGCATTCTGTCGTGGGATCCGGAGGAAGGAATCCTCGAAGCGGAGCCCGGGGTGTCGCTGCGGGACGTCTGGCGCTACGCCCTGGGGGACGGCTGGTGGCCGTCGGTGGTCTCCGGCACCATGCACCCCACCCTCGGTGGCTGCCTGGCGATGAACATCCACGGCAAGAACAATTGGCGCGCCGGCACCATCGGCGATCACTGCCTGGATCTGGACGTCATGCTGCCCTCGGGCAAGCTGCGCACCGTCTCGCCGGAGATGGATGAAGAGCTCTTCCACGGGGTCATCGGCTCCTTCGGTCAGCTGGGGGTGGTGACCCGGGTGCGCTGGCAGCTGAAGAAGGTGGAGTCGGGGCTGGTGGAGGTCGAGGCCCTGGCGGCCCGCAACCTGGAGGAGATGTTGCGGTTGGCGGACGACGCCAAGGACGATCACGAATACGTCGTGGGGTGGATCGACGCCTTCGCCCGGGGCAAGAGCCTGGGCCGGGGACAGTTGCACCTGGCCCGCCATTTGACGGCGGAGGAGGACGCGCTGCCGGCCCAGACCCTGCGGGTGGAGGCCCAAGACCTACCGGAGACTTTCTTCGGCCTGGTGCCGCGCTCCATCATGTGGCGGCTGATGAAGCCGTGGACCAACCGCCCGGGCATGGCCTGGGTCAACCGGGCCAAGGCGTACCATGCCCGGACCCGCGAGAACGGTGCCGTGTACCGGCAGTCTCTGGCCGCCTTCTCCTTTCTCCTCGACTATGTGCCCGGCTGGAAGCGCGCCTATCTGCCGGGGGGACTGATCCAGCATCAGAGCTTCGTGCCGGTGGACCGGGCCCACGAGGTCTTCCAGCGCCAGCTGGAGATCTGCCGGCGCCGGCGCATGCCGTCCTTCCTGGCGGTACTCAAGCGCCATCGCCCGGATCCCTTCCTCCTGGGGCACGGGGTGGATGGCTTCTCTCTGGCTTTGGATTTTCCCGTCACCCGGCGCAACCGCGCCAAGCTGTGGGATCTGGTGCGGGAGATCTCCGAACCGGTGGTGGAAGCCGGCGGCCGGTTCTACCCCGCCAAGGACGCCGCCCTGCCGGCGGAGCTCTACCGCGCCACCTTCCACGACGGTCAGCTGAAGCGCTTTGCCGAGCTCAAGGAACGCTGTGATCCCCAGGGGGTGCTGACCTCGGCGCTGGCTCGCCGGCTCCTCGGCTGA
- a CDS encoding PQQ-binding-like beta-propeller repeat protein, which produces MSRSRCFVLALLFAGTLSAVILSAAPLAASADWPHLRGPLQDGRAEAEIFEGEGLGLELAWRVPLGSGYSGITAAGDRAVTAYSRDGVDWVAAFDLASGEELWRVAQDATFPGRNGAHDGPLSTPVLGDGRVYVLAPRGILRALALADGKILWEVRLDQAHGGQQPDFGFVTTPVLAGETLLVQGGGNEGRSMLAFDTADGSLRWSHGDGKVTHQSPVAMSLAGRLQIVTATQSEISGLAAETGEELWTLPLEEGQASGDTVPSTMGEDRFLVPGGGGFIAYRVAANEEGGEHPFRVEELYRTTALGRSYPPPVYHQGYLYGYRGQILTCVDAASGERVWRSRPPGGSGLILVQDHLVIYGSHGHVVVAEATPEGYREKARVQALSGSALTWPSFAGGRILVRNLEELAAVSVTRSAGSAAAEVAGTAEAGEGSEEGQLATWLSRAEAAEDPQKVVDELWEKHSTLPIVESSSDGSERVHFLYRGDAQEVALSGSMLDAQARRPLERLAGTDLFYTTLELEPGLRWEYRFQVDFEDWQADPKNPRQLPPVGGRGTVSELVSDKYPGGALPEPPAEPRGRMETFLLPSTHLEGDKEIQVWLPPAHGEGDDRYPLLVVHDGRAWLERGEMVQTLDEVVGAEVQPMVVAFVPAGNAWWLEAGGTRTAEYARMVAEELLPELERRYRILPGPSHRAQLGLRYFGLSSAYVALRYPELFGHAVMQSPSLSLGAREELERMIRQGEPAAVRFYLDWNRHDVRMVDRGMDVGEESRELERLLRGEGYAVSGGEMLDSYGWGAWRRRLGRVLAELFPLAPASG; this is translated from the coding sequence ATGAGCCGCTCCCGCTGCTTCGTTCTCGCCTTGCTTTTCGCCGGGACGCTCTCCGCAGTGATCCTCTCCGCGGCTCCCCTTGCTGCCTCGGCAGATTGGCCCCACCTGCGCGGCCCCCTCCAGGATGGCCGGGCCGAGGCGGAGATCTTCGAAGGCGAAGGTCTGGGACTGGAGTTGGCCTGGCGGGTGCCTCTGGGCTCCGGCTACTCGGGCATCACCGCCGCTGGTGATCGGGCGGTCACCGCCTACAGTCGCGATGGCGTCGATTGGGTCGCCGCCTTCGACCTAGCCAGCGGCGAGGAGCTGTGGCGGGTAGCCCAGGACGCCACCTTCCCAGGGCGCAACGGCGCCCACGACGGCCCGCTGAGCACGCCGGTGCTCGGCGACGGTCGGGTCTACGTACTGGCCCCGAGGGGGATTCTGCGGGCCCTCGCCCTGGCGGACGGAAAGATCCTGTGGGAAGTGCGGTTAGACCAGGCTCACGGTGGCCAGCAGCCGGACTTCGGCTTCGTCACTACGCCGGTGCTGGCGGGGGAGACGCTGTTGGTGCAAGGCGGTGGCAACGAGGGCCGCTCCATGCTCGCCTTCGACACCGCCGACGGCTCTCTTCGCTGGAGCCACGGTGACGGCAAGGTCACCCACCAATCGCCGGTGGCCATGAGTCTCGCCGGCCGGCTGCAGATCGTCACCGCCACCCAGAGCGAGATCAGCGGTCTGGCGGCGGAGACCGGCGAGGAGCTGTGGACCTTGCCTTTGGAGGAGGGTCAGGCCTCCGGTGACACGGTGCCCAGCACCATGGGCGAAGATCGCTTCCTGGTCCCCGGCGGCGGTGGTTTCATCGCGTATCGGGTGGCCGCCAACGAGGAGGGCGGCGAGCATCCGTTTCGGGTGGAAGAACTCTACCGCACCACCGCCCTCGGCCGCTCCTATCCGCCACCGGTCTACCACCAGGGCTACCTCTACGGCTATCGCGGGCAGATCCTCACCTGCGTCGACGCCGCCAGCGGCGAGCGGGTCTGGCGTTCCCGGCCCCCCGGCGGCAGCGGTCTGATCCTGGTGCAGGATCACCTGGTGATCTACGGCTCCCACGGCCACGTGGTGGTGGCGGAAGCGACCCCCGAGGGCTATCGGGAGAAGGCGCGGGTGCAGGCCCTGAGCGGTAGCGCCCTGACCTGGCCCAGCTTCGCCGGCGGCCGGATCCTGGTGCGCAATCTCGAAGAGCTGGCGGCGGTGTCGGTGACCCGCAGCGCCGGGTCTGCAGCGGCCGAGGTCGCGGGCACCGCCGAGGCCGGGGAGGGCTCCGAAGAGGGCCAGCTGGCGACCTGGCTCAGTCGTGCTGAAGCCGCCGAGGATCCCCAGAAGGTGGTCGACGAGCTGTGGGAAAAACATTCCACCCTGCCCATTGTCGAGAGCTCTTCCGATGGGAGCGAGCGGGTGCACTTCCTCTATCGCGGGGATGCCCAGGAGGTGGCGCTGTCGGGCTCCATGCTCGACGCCCAGGCCCGTCGGCCCCTGGAGCGCTTGGCGGGCACCGATCTCTTCTACACCACCCTGGAGCTGGAGCCGGGGTTGCGGTGGGAGTATCGCTTCCAGGTCGACTTCGAGGATTGGCAGGCGGATCCCAAGAATCCCCGTCAGCTGCCTCCCGTGGGCGGCCGGGGAACTGTCTCGGAGCTAGTTTCCGACAAGTACCCCGGGGGGGCGCTGCCGGAGCCGCCGGCGGAGCCTCGGGGACGGATGGAGACCTTCCTGCTCCCCAGCACCCACCTCGAAGGGGACAAAGAGATCCAGGTCTGGTTGCCGCCGGCTCATGGCGAGGGCGACGATCGCTACCCGCTGCTGGTGGTGCACGACGGCCGCGCCTGGCTCGAGCGGGGAGAGATGGTCCAGACCTTGGATGAGGTGGTGGGAGCCGAGGTGCAGCCGATGGTGGTGGCCTTCGTGCCGGCTGGGAACGCCTGGTGGCTGGAGGCCGGAGGAACCCGCACCGCGGAGTATGCACGCATGGTGGCGGAGGAGCTGCTGCCGGAGCTGGAGCGCCGATACCGCATCCTCCCTGGACCCTCCCACCGAGCCCAGCTGGGTCTGCGCTATTTCGGTTTGAGCAGCGCCTACGTAGCTCTGCGCTATCCCGAGCTCTTCGGGCATGCGGTGATGCAAAGCCCGTCCCTGAGCCTGGGGGCCCGGGAGGAGTTGGAGCGCATGATTCGTCAGGGAGAGCCCGCGGCGGTGCGTTTCTATCTCGACTGGAATCGCCACGACGTCCGCATGGTAGATCGGGGGATGGACGTGGGGGAGGAATCCCGGGAGCTGGAGCGGCTGCTGCGCGGTGAGGGCTATGCCGTCAGCGGCGGAGAGATGCTCGACAGCTACGGCTGGGGAGCCTGGCGCCGGCGCCTGGGGCGGGTGCTCGCCGAGCTTTTCCCGCTGGCCCCGGCGTCCGGCTGA
- a CDS encoding isoaspartyl peptidase/L-asparaginase, with the protein MRDLIQRFAFVFLLSLLLGLAACSPGPSSGAASDEVSSEASSAEGAEPSTASAVEWALAIHGGAGVLRASVSAEDEPRYQESLRRALDEGRTILESGGTSLDAVEAVIRVMEDDPLFNAGRGSVFTSAGENEMDAAIMDGSNLACGAVTGLRTVRHPITLARRVMDSSRHVFFAGDGAEAFADQMDVERVEPEYFFVQRRYDQWQRAVEREQQEAAEGADEASAGENVPAANGDGGEGYRGTVGAVALDRHGNLAAATSTGGMTNKRFGRIGDVPVIGAGTYASNASAAVSCTGHGERFIEHTVARNVAARMEYGGESLEQAARAMIHQELEPGDGGLIAVGADGSLAIEFNTEGMFHGAADSTGREQVGIWPGVRKGEEQP; encoded by the coding sequence ATGCGCGATCTGATCCAACGCTTCGCTTTCGTTTTCTTGCTCTCGCTGTTGCTGGGGCTCGCTGCCTGCTCGCCAGGACCTTCCAGTGGGGCCGCCTCCGACGAGGTCTCCTCCGAGGCAAGCAGCGCCGAGGGCGCGGAGCCGTCCACCGCTTCGGCGGTGGAGTGGGCCCTCGCCATCCACGGCGGTGCCGGGGTCCTGCGCGCCTCGGTGAGCGCCGAGGACGAGCCGCGCTATCAGGAGTCCCTGCGCCGGGCGCTGGACGAGGGGCGGACGATTCTCGAATCCGGGGGCACCAGTCTCGACGCCGTGGAGGCGGTGATCCGCGTCATGGAGGACGATCCGCTGTTCAACGCCGGCCGCGGCTCGGTGTTCACCAGCGCCGGTGAGAACGAGATGGACGCGGCGATCATGGACGGCTCCAATCTCGCCTGCGGCGCCGTCACCGGTCTGCGCACCGTGCGCCACCCCATCACCCTGGCGCGGCGGGTGATGGACTCCAGCCGCCACGTCTTTTTCGCCGGCGACGGCGCCGAGGCCTTTGCTGACCAGATGGACGTGGAGCGGGTGGAACCGGAGTACTTCTTCGTCCAGCGGCGCTACGATCAATGGCAGCGGGCGGTGGAGCGGGAGCAACAAGAGGCTGCTGAAGGAGCCGATGAAGCATCGGCCGGCGAGAACGTGCCAGCTGCGAATGGGGACGGCGGCGAGGGCTACCGTGGGACCGTCGGCGCGGTGGCGCTGGATCGCCACGGCAACCTGGCGGCGGCGACCTCCACCGGCGGCATGACCAACAAACGCTTCGGGCGTATCGGCGACGTGCCGGTGATCGGTGCCGGCACCTACGCCAGCAACGCCAGCGCCGCCGTCAGCTGTACCGGCCACGGGGAGCGGTTCATCGAGCACACCGTGGCGCGCAACGTGGCGGCGCGCATGGAATACGGCGGCGAGAGCCTGGAGCAGGCCGCCCGGGCGATGATCCACCAGGAGCTGGAGCCCGGGGACGGCGGCCTCATCGCCGTCGGCGCCGACGGCTCGCTGGCCATCGAATTCAATACCGAAGGGATGTTCCACGGCGCCGCCGACTCCACCGGCCGCGAGCAGGTGGGCATCTGGCCGGGCGTCCGAAAGGGGGAGGAGCAGCCGTGA
- a CDS encoding peptidoglycan DD-metalloendopeptidase family protein, translating to MIKAHYQLPLLLLSIALLAVGLVVLSGYGAWKYVTREDSSTEIRWSEPAQDAAPAAETTPSSPAGSAVERSGPRQAVAVPAAQRQRLAQESETPSSSPARRSDVPPDTATAALELAQRQLLIPVRGIEPDELWDTYPDPRSGGRVHQALDIMAPRGTPVLAADDGQVAQLLSSKLGGISLYLYDASQSYCFYYAHLDRYADGLEEGDTIRRGDVLGYVGSTGNAPNHAPHLHFSIHIRNEEGRCWRSETVNPFPILRYAGVGAK from the coding sequence ATGATCAAGGCGCACTATCAACTCCCGCTGCTGCTGCTCTCCATCGCCCTGCTGGCGGTCGGCCTGGTGGTGCTGTCGGGCTACGGTGCGTGGAAGTATGTGACCCGCGAGGATTCCTCTACCGAAATCCGCTGGTCGGAACCCGCGCAGGATGCCGCACCGGCTGCCGAGACCACCCCCTCGTCGCCGGCGGGCTCCGCCGTGGAGCGGAGCGGACCCCGCCAAGCGGTGGCGGTCCCTGCGGCGCAGCGCCAGCGCCTGGCCCAGGAGAGCGAAACGCCGAGCTCGTCCCCGGCGCGGCGCAGCGACGTGCCCCCGGATACCGCCACCGCGGCTCTCGAGCTGGCCCAACGCCAGCTCCTCATCCCGGTGCGCGGCATCGAGCCCGACGAGCTGTGGGACACCTACCCGGATCCCCGCAGCGGCGGGCGAGTGCATCAAGCGCTGGACATCATGGCCCCCCGGGGCACGCCGGTGCTGGCGGCGGACGACGGCCAGGTCGCCCAGCTGCTGAGCAGCAAGCTGGGAGGCATCAGCCTGTACCTCTACGACGCCAGCCAGAGCTATTGCTTCTATTACGCCCACCTGGATCGCTATGCCGACGGGCTGGAAGAGGGCGACACCATCCGCCGGGGCGACGTGTTGGGTTATGTCGGCTCCACCGGCAACGCTCCCAACCATGCCCCTCACCTGCACTTCTCCATCCACATCCGCAACGAGGAAGGCCGCTGCTGGCGCAGCGAGACGGTCAATCCCTTCCCCATCCTGCGCTACGCCGGCGTCGGTGCGAAATAG
- a CDS encoding cyclase family protein: MSQLVAPGARRAAPSLRRPRAQALRSGWLALTLVAFLGLVLGACAPASDSTPDSQGASQGAESAAEAAREPRPPLDLSGVQVVDLTYAFDQNTLYWPTSPSAFELEQLHYGPVHGGADDGGYFYSANSFCTPEHGGTHLDAPIHFGEGHQTAEEIPLDRLMGPAVVVDVAEKAAADPDYRLSAEDVAAWEATHGPVPAGALVLLRTGWGERWPDRLRYFGDDTPGDASNLHFPSYGEDAARILVEERGVAALGVDTASIDHGPSTDFIVHQIAAAADVAGLENVAHLDQLPATGAWVLALPMKIAGGSGGPVRIVALVPNAG; this comes from the coding sequence ATGTCTCAGCTCGTCGCCCCCGGTGCTCGGCGCGCCGCTCCGTCCCTTCGTCGTCCTCGTGCCCAGGCCCTGCGGTCCGGCTGGCTCGCTCTGACCCTGGTCGCCTTCCTCGGTCTCGTCCTCGGTGCCTGTGCGCCCGCTTCCGATTCGACCCCGGATTCCCAGGGGGCTTCTCAGGGGGCGGAATCTGCCGCCGAGGCAGCCCGGGAACCTCGTCCGCCGCTGGATCTTTCCGGCGTGCAGGTGGTGGATCTGACCTACGCCTTTGACCAGAACACCCTCTACTGGCCCACCTCTCCGTCGGCCTTCGAGCTCGAGCAGCTGCACTACGGGCCGGTCCACGGCGGCGCCGACGACGGCGGCTACTTCTACTCCGCCAACTCCTTCTGCACTCCGGAGCACGGCGGCACCCACCTGGATGCTCCCATCCACTTCGGCGAAGGCCACCAGACCGCGGAAGAGATTCCCCTCGATCGCCTGATGGGGCCGGCGGTGGTGGTGGACGTAGCGGAGAAGGCGGCGGCGGATCCCGACTATCGCCTCAGCGCCGAAGATGTCGCTGCCTGGGAGGCTACCCATGGTCCCGTGCCCGCAGGCGCCCTCGTGCTGCTGCGCACCGGCTGGGGCGAGCGCTGGCCGGACCGCCTGCGCTACTTTGGTGACGACACCCCCGGCGACGCGTCCAACCTGCATTTTCCGTCCTATGGAGAGGACGCTGCCCGCATTTTGGTCGAGGAGCGCGGCGTCGCCGCCCTCGGCGTCGACACGGCGAGCATCGACCACGGCCCCTCCACCGACTTCATCGTCCACCAAATCGCCGCCGCCGCCGACGTCGCCGGCCTGGAAAACGTCGCCCACCTCGACCAACTCCCCGCCACCGGTGCCTGGGTCCTAGCCCTGCCGATGAAGATCGCCGGCGGCTCCGGTGGCCCGGTGCGCATCGTGGCGCTGGTGCCGAACGCCGGATGA